Proteins encoded within one genomic window of Humulus lupulus chromosome 1, drHumLupu1.1, whole genome shotgun sequence:
- the LOC133812783 gene encoding uncharacterized protein LOC133812783 → MGLKTTEKWATNGMGSLALGRSEWAMREQLVLDLVLGQRGLMEHLDEELSNLLEILRRQGWMRAARSMRRGTVQWISSRRRPNNIGHRGNGEQYTKEDTRFGPTPEGRIGYGR, encoded by the exons ATGGGTTTAAAGACTACAGAGAAATGGGCAACAAACGGGATGGGTTCTCTTGCTTTGGGCAGATCTGAATGGGCGATGAGAGAGCAGTTGGTCTTAGATCTGGTGCTTGGACAGCGAGGCTTAATGGAGCACTTGGATGAAGAGCTCTCAAATCTGTTGGAGATTCTTCGACGACAAGGCTGGATGAGAGCTGCTAGGTCAATGAGGCGAGGTACAG TACAATGGATCAGCTCAAGAAGGAGGCCCAATAACATTGGACATAGAGGCAATGGGGAGCAATATACAAAAGAGGATACAAGATTCGGCCCAACCCCAGAAGGCAGAATTGGCTACGGCAGATGA